Proteins found in one Ovis canadensis isolate MfBH-ARS-UI-01 breed Bighorn chromosome 20, ARS-UI_OviCan_v2, whole genome shotgun sequence genomic segment:
- the BRD2 gene encoding bromodomain-containing protein 2 isoform X1 produces MLQNVTPHNKLPGEGNAGLLGLGPEAAAPGKRIRKPSLLYEGFESPTMASVPALQLTPANPPPPEVSNPKKPGRVTNQLQYLHKVVMKALWKHQFAWPFRQPVDAVKLGLPDYHKIIKQPMDMGTIKRRLENNYYWAASECMQDFNTMFTNCYIYNKPTDDIVLMAQTLEKIFLQKVASMPQEEQELVVTIPKNSHKKGAKLAALQGSITSAHQVPAVSSVSHTALYTPPPEIPTTVLNIPHPSVISSPLLKSLHSAGPPLLAVSAAPPAQPLAKKKGVKRKADTTTPTPTAILAPGSPASPPGGLEPKAARLPPVRRESGRPIKPPRKDLPDSQQQHQSSKKGKLSEQLKHCNGILKELLSKKHAAYAWPFYKPVDASALGLHDYHDIIKHPMDLSTVKRKMENRDYRDAQEFAADVRLMFSNCYKYNPPDHDVVAMARKLQDVFEFRYAKMPDEPLEPGPLPVSTALPPGLAKSSSESSSEESSSESSSEEEEEEDEDDEEEEEESESSDSEEERAHRLAELQEQLRAVHEQLAALSQGPISKPKRKREKKEKKKKRKAEKHRGRAGADEDDKGPRAPRPSQPKKSKKAGSGGSSGAATLGPPGFGPSGGGGTKLPKKATKTAPPALPAGYDSEEEEESRPMSYDEKRQLSLDINKLPGEKLGRVVHIIQAREPSLRDSNPEEIEIDFETLKPSTLRELERYVLSCLRKKPRKPYTIKKPVGKTKEELALEKKRELEKRLQDVSGQLNSTKKPPKKASEKTETSAAQQVAVSRLSASSSSSDSSSSSSSSSSSDTSDSDSG; encoded by the exons ATGCTGCAAAACGTGACTCCCCACAACAA GCTCCCTGGGGAGGGGAATGCAGGGTTACTGGGCCTGGGCCCAGAAGCAGCAGCGCCTGGGAAAAGGATTCGAAAGCCCTCTCTATTGTATGAGGGATTCGAGAGCCCCACAATGGCTTCAGTGCCGGCTTTGCAACTAACCCCTGCCAACCCACCACCTCCTGAGGTGTCCAATCCCAAAAAGCCAGGACGGGTTACCAACCAGCTGCAATATCTGCACAAGGTGGTGATGAAGGCTCTATGGAAACATCAGTTTGCATGGCCCTTCCGGCAGCCTGTGGATGCCGTCAAACTGGGTCTGCCG gattatcacaaaattataaagcaGCCTATGGATATGGGTACTATCAAGAGGAGACTTGAAAACAACTACTATTGGGCTGCCTCAGAGTGTATGCAGGATTTCAACACCATGTTCACCAACTGCTACATCTACAACAAG CCCACTGATGATATTGTTCTGATGGCACAAACGCTGGAAAAGATCTTTCTGCAGAAAGTGGCATCAATGCCGCAAGAAGAACAAGAACTTGTGGTTACTATCCCTAAGAACAGCCACAAGAAAGGGGCCAAATTGgcag CGCTCCAGGGCAGCATCACCAGTGCCCATCAGGTGCCCGCTGTCTCTTCTGTGTCTCACACTGCCCTGTATACTCCACCGCCTGAGATACCTACCACTGTCCTCAACATTCCCCACCCGTCGGTCATCTCTTCTCCCCTTCTCAAGTCCTTGCACTCCGCTGGACCCCCACTCCTTGCTGTCTCTGCAGCTCCCCCAGCACAGCCCCTTGCCAAG AAAAAAGGGGTAAAGCGGAAAGCAGATACTACCACCCCTACACCTACAGCTATCCtggctcctgggtccccagctAGCCCTCCAGGGGGTCTGGAGCCTAAGGCAGCCCGGCTCCCCCCTGTGCGTAGAGAAAGTGGCCGCCCTATCAAGCCCCCACGCAAAGACTTGCCTGACTCTCAGCAACAACACCAGAGCTCCAAGAAAGGAAAGTTGTCAGAACAGTTAAAACATTGCAATGGCATTTTGAAGGAGTTACTGTCTAAGAAGCACGCTGCCTATGCCTGGCCTTTCTATAAACCAGTGGACGCTTCTGCTCTTGGCCTGCATGACTACCATGACATCATTAAgcaccccatggacctcagcactgTCAAG CGGAAGATGGAGAATCGCGACTATCGGGACGCACAGGAGTTTGCTGCTGACGTGCGGCTTATGTTCTCCAACTGCTATAAATACAACCCTCCAGACCACGATGTTGTGGCCATGGCCCGGAAGCTGCAG GATGTGTTTGAGTTCCGTTATGCCAAAATGCCAGATGAACCACTGGAACCAGGGCCTTTACCAGTCTCTACTGCCTTGCCCCCTGGCTTGGCCAAGTCATCTTCAGAGTCCTCCAGTGAGGAAAGTAGCAGTGAGAGTTCttctgaggaagaggaggaggaagatgaggatgatgaggaggaggaggaagagagtgaGAGCTCTGACTCCGAGGAAGAAAGGGCTCATCGCTTGGCTGAACTACAGGAGCAG ctTAGAGCAGTACATGAACAACTGGCTGCCTTGTCCCAAGGCCCAATATCCAAGCCCAAgcgaaagagagagaaaaaagagaaaaagaagaaacggAAGGCAGAGAAGCATCGAGGCCGAGCTGGGGCTGATGAAGATGACAAAGGGCCTCGGGCACCCCGCCCGTCTCAGCCCAAGAAGTCCAAGAAGGCCGGTAGCGGTGGGAGCAGTGGCGCTGCCACGCTGGGCCCTCCTGGCTTTGGACCTTCTGGAGGAGGGGGCACCAA GCTCCCCAAAAAGGCCACAAAGACAGCcccccctgccctgcctgctGGCTACgactcagaggaggaggaagaaagcagGCCCATGAGTTACGATGAGAAGCGGCAGTTGAGCCTGGACATCAACAAGCTGCCCGGGGAGAAACTGGGTCGTGTTGTGCACATAATCCAAGCCAGGGAGCCCTCTTTACGTGACTCAAACCCAGAAGAAATTGAGATTGACTTTGAAACACTCAAGCCGTCCACACTTAGAGAGCTTGAACGTTACGTTCTTTCCTGCCTGCGAAAGAAACCCCGGAAGCCGTATA CTATTAAAAAACCTGTGGGAAAGACAAAGGAGGAGCTGGCTTTGGAGAAGAAGCGGGAACTAGAAAAGCGGTTACAAGATGTTAGTGGGCAGCTCAATTCTACCAAAAAGCCCCCCAAGAAAG CGAGTGAGAAAACAGAGACCTCCGCAGCACAGCAGGTCGCGGTGTCCCGCCTCAGTGCTTCCAGCTCCAGCTCGgactccagctcctcctcctcatcttcctcctcttcaGACACCAGTGATTCAGACTCAGGCTAA
- the BRD2 gene encoding bromodomain-containing protein 2 isoform X2, with product MDMGTIKRRLENNYYWAASECMQDFNTMFTNCYIYNKPTDDIVLMAQTLEKIFLQKVASMPQEEQELVVTIPKNSHKKGAKLAALQGSITSAHQVPAVSSVSHTALYTPPPEIPTTVLNIPHPSVISSPLLKSLHSAGPPLLAVSAAPPAQPLAKKKGVKRKADTTTPTPTAILAPGSPASPPGGLEPKAARLPPVRRESGRPIKPPRKDLPDSQQQHQSSKKGKLSEQLKHCNGILKELLSKKHAAYAWPFYKPVDASALGLHDYHDIIKHPMDLSTVKRKMENRDYRDAQEFAADVRLMFSNCYKYNPPDHDVVAMARKLQDVFEFRYAKMPDEPLEPGPLPVSTALPPGLAKSSSESSSEESSSESSSEEEEEEDEDDEEEEEESESSDSEEERAHRLAELQEQLRAVHEQLAALSQGPISKPKRKREKKEKKKKRKAEKHRGRAGADEDDKGPRAPRPSQPKKSKKAGSGGSSGAATLGPPGFGPSGGGGTKLPKKATKTAPPALPAGYDSEEEEESRPMSYDEKRQLSLDINKLPGEKLGRVVHIIQAREPSLRDSNPEEIEIDFETLKPSTLRELERYVLSCLRKKPRKPYTIKKPVGKTKEELALEKKRELEKRLQDVSGQLNSTKKPPKKASEKTETSAAQQVAVSRLSASSSSSDSSSSSSSSSSSDTSDSDSG from the exons ATGGATATGGGTACTATCAAGAGGAGACTTGAAAACAACTACTATTGGGCTGCCTCAGAGTGTATGCAGGATTTCAACACCATGTTCACCAACTGCTACATCTACAACAAG CCCACTGATGATATTGTTCTGATGGCACAAACGCTGGAAAAGATCTTTCTGCAGAAAGTGGCATCAATGCCGCAAGAAGAACAAGAACTTGTGGTTACTATCCCTAAGAACAGCCACAAGAAAGGGGCCAAATTGgcag CGCTCCAGGGCAGCATCACCAGTGCCCATCAGGTGCCCGCTGTCTCTTCTGTGTCTCACACTGCCCTGTATACTCCACCGCCTGAGATACCTACCACTGTCCTCAACATTCCCCACCCGTCGGTCATCTCTTCTCCCCTTCTCAAGTCCTTGCACTCCGCTGGACCCCCACTCCTTGCTGTCTCTGCAGCTCCCCCAGCACAGCCCCTTGCCAAG AAAAAAGGGGTAAAGCGGAAAGCAGATACTACCACCCCTACACCTACAGCTATCCtggctcctgggtccccagctAGCCCTCCAGGGGGTCTGGAGCCTAAGGCAGCCCGGCTCCCCCCTGTGCGTAGAGAAAGTGGCCGCCCTATCAAGCCCCCACGCAAAGACTTGCCTGACTCTCAGCAACAACACCAGAGCTCCAAGAAAGGAAAGTTGTCAGAACAGTTAAAACATTGCAATGGCATTTTGAAGGAGTTACTGTCTAAGAAGCACGCTGCCTATGCCTGGCCTTTCTATAAACCAGTGGACGCTTCTGCTCTTGGCCTGCATGACTACCATGACATCATTAAgcaccccatggacctcagcactgTCAAG CGGAAGATGGAGAATCGCGACTATCGGGACGCACAGGAGTTTGCTGCTGACGTGCGGCTTATGTTCTCCAACTGCTATAAATACAACCCTCCAGACCACGATGTTGTGGCCATGGCCCGGAAGCTGCAG GATGTGTTTGAGTTCCGTTATGCCAAAATGCCAGATGAACCACTGGAACCAGGGCCTTTACCAGTCTCTACTGCCTTGCCCCCTGGCTTGGCCAAGTCATCTTCAGAGTCCTCCAGTGAGGAAAGTAGCAGTGAGAGTTCttctgaggaagaggaggaggaagatgaggatgatgaggaggaggaggaagagagtgaGAGCTCTGACTCCGAGGAAGAAAGGGCTCATCGCTTGGCTGAACTACAGGAGCAG ctTAGAGCAGTACATGAACAACTGGCTGCCTTGTCCCAAGGCCCAATATCCAAGCCCAAgcgaaagagagagaaaaaagagaaaaagaagaaacggAAGGCAGAGAAGCATCGAGGCCGAGCTGGGGCTGATGAAGATGACAAAGGGCCTCGGGCACCCCGCCCGTCTCAGCCCAAGAAGTCCAAGAAGGCCGGTAGCGGTGGGAGCAGTGGCGCTGCCACGCTGGGCCCTCCTGGCTTTGGACCTTCTGGAGGAGGGGGCACCAA GCTCCCCAAAAAGGCCACAAAGACAGCcccccctgccctgcctgctGGCTACgactcagaggaggaggaagaaagcagGCCCATGAGTTACGATGAGAAGCGGCAGTTGAGCCTGGACATCAACAAGCTGCCCGGGGAGAAACTGGGTCGTGTTGTGCACATAATCCAAGCCAGGGAGCCCTCTTTACGTGACTCAAACCCAGAAGAAATTGAGATTGACTTTGAAACACTCAAGCCGTCCACACTTAGAGAGCTTGAACGTTACGTTCTTTCCTGCCTGCGAAAGAAACCCCGGAAGCCGTATA CTATTAAAAAACCTGTGGGAAAGACAAAGGAGGAGCTGGCTTTGGAGAAGAAGCGGGAACTAGAAAAGCGGTTACAAGATGTTAGTGGGCAGCTCAATTCTACCAAAAAGCCCCCCAAGAAAG CGAGTGAGAAAACAGAGACCTCCGCAGCACAGCAGGTCGCGGTGTCCCGCCTCAGTGCTTCCAGCTCCAGCTCGgactccagctcctcctcctcatcttcctcctcttcaGACACCAGTGATTCAGACTCAGGCTAA